A portion of the Juglans microcarpa x Juglans regia isolate MS1-56 chromosome 1D, Jm3101_v1.0, whole genome shotgun sequence genome contains these proteins:
- the LOC121253013 gene encoding probable polyol transporter 6 produces the protein MGGEMMEGGQLVHNRAPLNKYALGCTLVISMITIIFGYDTGVMSGAMIFIEEDLEINDTQVSVLAGILNLCALVGSLIAGRVSDYIGRRYTIVMASIIFLIGSVLMGYGPSYGVLLSGRCIAGIGVGFALMIAPVYTAEISPPSSRGFLTSLPDIAISFGILVGYVSNYLFSKLTLKLGWRMMLGVAAIPSLALAFGILYMPESPRWLAMQGRLGEAKSMLLKVSSSKEDAERRFRDIKLAVGVDENCTDNVVKVSKSSKGHGAWKELLLRPTPSVRKILFVAIGLHFFDHATGIEAVVLYSPRIFKAAGVVDKRKLLLATVGVGVTKTLFIFIATFLLDKVGRRVLLLIGTTGMVAALTTLGFALTMVEHSEEKLMWALILSICAVYTFVAFFSMGMGPIAWVYLSEIFPLRVRALGVGIGVAVNRVMNATVSMSFISIYKAITIGGAFFMFAGLGVCSLVFIYFCMPETKGKSLEEVEELFGKKKRDSGIEATRSNDQYP, from the exons ATGGGGGGGGAGATGATGGAGGGAGGCCAGCTGGTGCATAACCGGGCGCCGTTGAACAAATATGCCCTTGGCTGCACTTTAGTTATCTCCATGATCACCATCATATTTGGCTATG ACACTGGTGTTATGAGTGGCGCCATGATATTCATCGAAGAAGATCTCGAGATCAATGACACGCAAGTATCAGTCCTCGCCGGAATCCTTAACCTATGCGCCTTGGTGGGTTCCCTTATTGCAGGGAGAGTTTCAGATTACATTGGTCGTCGTTACACAATTGTTATGGCCTCCATTATTTTCTTGATCGGCTCAGTTCTAATGGGATATGGCCCGAGCTATGGAGTACTACTCTCCGGAAGGTGTATTGCCGGTATTGGCGTGGGCTTTGCCCTCATGATTGCACCGGTTTACACTGCGGAGATTTCCCCTCCATCGTCCCGAGGCTTTCTGACATCGCTACCGGACATTGCCATCAGCTTTGGCATCTTAGTTGGCTATGTTTCAAATTACCTCTTCTCTAAATTGACTTTGAAACTTGGATGGAGGATGATGCTTGGAGTTGCAGCAATCCCTTCTCTTGCCTTGGCTTTCGGCATCTTATACATGCCAGAGTCACCAAGGTGGCTTGCCATGCAAGGTCGTCTTGGAGAAGCCAAGAGCATGCTGCTGAAAGTATCCAGCAGTAAAGAAGATGCAGAAAGAAGGTTCCGAGACATAAAACTGGCCGTTGGGGTCGATGAAAACTGCACAGACAATGTTGTCAAGGTTTCCAAATCTTCTAAGGGCCACGGGGCTTGGAAAGAACTGCTTTTAAGGCCTACCCCTTCTGTCCGCAAGATCTTATTCGTAGCAATCGGACTTCATTTCTTCGATCATGCAACAGGCATTGAGGCAGTTGTGTTATACAGTCCAAGAATCTTCAAGGCAGCTGGAGTCGTTGACAAGAGAAAGCTCTTGCTTGCCACTGTTGGGGTAGGAGTAACAAAGACTTTGTTCATATTTATAGCCACGTTTCTGCTGGACAAAGTTGGGAGAAGGGTACTCTTGCTGATAGGCACAACGGGCATGGTTGCAGCCCTAACAACGTTAGGGTTTGCGCTCACCATGGTTGAGCACTCTGAAGAGAAACTGATGTGGGCGCTGATCCTAAGCATTTGTGCAGTCTATACATTTGTGGCATTCTTTTCAATGGGGATGGGACCGATTGCATGGGTCTATCTCTCTGAGATATTCCCTCTGAGAGTGAGGGCGCTTGGAGTTGGAATTGGCGTGGCTGTGAATCGGGTCATGAACGCCACAGTTTCAATGAGTTTCATTTCAATCTACAAAGCCATAACAATCGGTGGAGCTTTCTTTATGTTTGCTGGTCTTGGTGTGTGTTCTTTGGTGTTCATCTATTTCTGTATGCCAGAGACCAAAGGGAAGTCTTTGGAAGAGGTTGAGGAATTGTttgggaaaaagaagagagattcAGGTATAGAAGCTACTAGAAGCAACGACCAGTACCCATAG
- the LOC121253002 gene encoding transcription repressor OFP7 has translation MAKRFKLRISRVIPSFQSCRSKDPANLPADPVRPFFRPSPVNAKLVNLRFPATAPVLQPSKTHHSFLKRHVSSAFISVGCGFRSRPTLSDDDRTDSPEFQWEKEEKWHVVAKVYDESPRRKIYNSSVSGDSDEDVLSVARTPARAPPAPPTAEKKKRRVKKKKTAQKFRVSTSSADSGLFSSEGREERDDEETETLVSSSRSFSTDSSSEFSPHLETIREIPLSSTRRKKKPKRNVKKVKRCVSKDGKARKVIPSSMESESPARLSMFQRLIPCTVDGKVRESFAVVKKSEDPYEDFKRSMMEMILEKQMFDDKDLEQLLHCFLSLNAREHHGVIVQAFSEIWEALFCRRSTSRRVSRAL, from the coding sequence ATGGCTAAACGCTTCAAGCTCCGTATCTCCCGAGTCATCCCCTCCTTCCAATCCTGCCGTTCCAAAGACCCCGCCAATCTCCCAGCTGATCCCGTCCGTCCCTTCTTTCGACCTTCTCCGGTCAATGCTAAACTTGTTAACCTACGTTTCCCAGCCACTGCCCCAGTACTCCAACCCTCCAAAACGCATCATTCTTTCCTTAAGCGCCACGTGTCGTCCGCTTTCATATCTGTCGGCTGTGGTTTCAGATCTAGACCCACTCTTTCTGATGATGACCGCACCGATTCGCCAGAGTTCCAgtgggaaaaagaagagaagtggCACGTGGTCGCCAAGGTCTACGACGAGAGCCCTCGCCGTAAAATCTACAACTCCTCGGTCTCCGGAGATTCCGACGAGGACGTTTTGTCTGTCGCTCGGACACCGGCACGGGCACCACCAGCTCCTCCCACGGCGGAAAAGAAGAAACGACGggtcaaaaagaagaaaacggCGCAGAAATTCCGCGTCAGCACATCTTCAGCTGATAGTGGACTGTTCAGCAGTGAAGGTCGTGAAGAGAGGGACGACGAGGAGACCGAGACCTTAGTTTCTTCTTCCAGAAGCTTCTCTACCGATTCCTCGTCCGAGTTCAGCCCCCACTTGGAAACCATACGCGAGATTCCACTAAGCTCCACGAGGCGAAAGAAAAAGCCGAAGAGAAACGTGAAGAAGGTGAAACGGTGCGTTTCGAAGGATGGAAAGGCAAGGAAGGTGATCCCGTCGTCTATGGAGAGCGAGTCTCCGGCAAGGCTGTCGATGTTCCAGAGGCTTATACCGTGCACGGTGGACGGGAAGGTGAGAGAGAGCTTTGCGGTGGTGAAGAAGTCGGAAGATCCATACGAGGACTTCAAGAGGTCAATGATGGAGATGATCTTGGAGAAGCAGATGTTTGATGATAAGGATTTGGAGCAGCTCTTGCACTGCTTTTTGTCTCTGAACGCTAGGGAACATCATGGAGTTATCGTCCAAGCTTTCTCGGAGATTTGGGAGGCTTTGTTTTGTAGAAGATCAACTAGTCGACGTGTTTCTAGGGCtctttga